The bacterium nucleotide sequence GCTATTTCAAACTGGGCGATCAGGGTCTGCCCATCGAATCAAGGTAAGCACATGTTCGGAATGGATTGGATCGATTTGGCGATTCTGCTGATCAAGGCGATACTGGTCATTGCGGTCAATTTTCTGATCCTCATGATCATGGAATTGGCGGAACGAAGGGTCAGCGCGTTTATGCAGGACCGCGTCGGGCCCAATCGAGTAGGACCGTTCGGCCTGCTGCAGCCTGTGGCCGACGGCATCAAGTTTTTATTCAAAGAAGAGGTCACCCCCAGTCAGGTGGACAAAACGCTGTACTGGTTGGCTCCGTCGCTGGTGCTGGTGCCGGCCTTGCTGACGTTTTCAGTCATCCCGTTCGGCATGAGCTTTTTCGCCTTTGGCCGCGAGATCACGCTGCAAATCGCGGATCTCCAAGTGGGCCTGCTGTTCATCTTCGCCCTGGTCTCTCTGGCGGTATACGGCACGGTGCTCGGCGGCTGGGCGGCCAACAGCAAATATCCGCTGCTGGGTGGGCTGCGCGCCAGTTCACAGATGATCAGCTATGAGCTGTCGCTCGGCATGTCCATCGTCGGCGTGCTCATGCTCGTCGGCTCATTGCGGCTGAGCGAGGTGGTGGCCTATCAGACCGGCTCGCTGTTGTCGATTCTGCCGCGCTGGAACATTTTTACCCAACCGCTCGGATTTCTCATTTTTCTCATCGCCTCATTCGCAGAGACAAATCGTCTGCCATTCGATCTGCCGGAGACCGAGCCAGAATTGGTGGGCGGCTATCACACCGAATACAGTTCGATGAAATTCGCCATGTTTTTCATGGGCGAGTATGTAGCGTTGATCACCACCTCGGCCCTGTTGACGACGCTGTTTCTCGGCGGTTGGGACGTTCCCTGGGTGAATGAGGCCGCTCTCGGCCTCTGGGGCGTTCTGTTGTCCATGGCCGCCTTTGCCGTGAAAACCGGCTTCTTTCTGTTTCTCTTCCTGTGGGTGCGTTGGACGCTGCCGCGTTTTCGTTTTGATCAGTTGATGCATTTGGGGTGGAAGGTGCTGTTACCGCTGGCTATCGTGAACATCCTGGCCACCGGGCTGTTCCTGTACCTGGCGGCTTAGCGGTTCGGATTCCGAGACGCAACAGCCGTGGTCCAGCGCGGCCATCAAGAAACCGGGACGACTGTTCCACCTGGATCGAAAGAGTTGAGGCTTTCATGTCGGTAAAACCTGTTCAATATCATCCGCACTGGAGCGATCGGTTCTACGTGTTTGCCGTGCTCAAGGGCATGGTCATCACCCTCAAACATTTTTTTCAAAAAAAATATACCATACAGTACCCGGAAGTCAAATGGCAGGTCCCGAAAGGGCATCGGGGCGCTATTCGCCTGAACAAGGACGAACAGGGCCGCATTCTCTGCGTCGCCTGCGAAATGTGCTCCACCGCCTGTCCGGCCAAGTGCATCACCATGACGGCCGCGGTGGCGCCATGGCCGGACCGGGAAAAATATCCGCTCACCTTTGAGATCAACATGCTGCGCTGCATTCTCTGCGGCATGTGCCAGGAGGCCTGTCCGGAAAAAGCCATCGAGCTCACCGAGATCTATGATTTCTCCGCCTATACGCGCCAGGACCTTATCTGGGATCGGGAAAGGCTGTTGAAAAATTATGATCTGACCTGTGACGGCCGATATTTTGAGCGCAGCCGGGAGGAGACCGGCCTATAAATCAATGCACCCGGTCGGGATGTCTGCCTTTGAAGGGATAAACATGAGTTGGTTTTTTTTCATTCTTTTCGCGGCGCTGGCTGTGGGTTCGGCCATCGCGATGATCAGCCATAAAAACCCGGTATACAGCGCGGTCTTTCTGATCATCACATTCTTCGCTGTGGCCGGATGCTATTATCTGCTGCAGGCGCCCTTTTTAGGCATCGTGCAGATCATCGTCTATGCCGGCGCCATCATGGTGTTGTTCCTTTTCGTCATCATGCTGCTCAACCTGCGCGATGCGGTCCGGCTGCCGCTGCACGGCTCCTACCAGGTGGCTTTTGCTGCACTGTTCGCCGCCATCCTGCTGCTGCAGCTGGTCTTGTTCATCATTACCGCCGTGCCCACGTTCCACTCGAACGTCGGCCACGAGGCTGTGTTAGGAGAGGTCGAACCGTTGGGGTTGCTGCTCTTTACCAAATATATCTATGCCTTTGAGATCGCGTCGCTGGTGCTTCTGGTCGCCATCATCGGCGCCGTGGTGCTGGGGCGGAAAAAATTGCCCAAGGAAATTTAGCGGCACAGCCTTCGGCTGTGCCGCCACTGTCGTTTTCAAAGGCCGCTCGATTCCGGCAGAGCAAATAAGCCCCGGCCGGCATATTTCCGTCGCCCTGTGATTCCGACTCCGTCATAGCGGAAAACGGATCTTTCGACGAATAGAAAGGACGATCTTCATGGTACCACTCCCCTGCTACCTGGTGTTAGCCGCCGTGTTGTTCGT carries:
- a CDS encoding NADH-quinone oxidoreductase subunit J, whose amino-acid sequence is MSWFFFILFAALAVGSAIAMISHKNPVYSAVFLIITFFAVAGCYYLLQAPFLGIVQIIVYAGAIMVLFLFVIMLLNLRDAVRLPLHGSYQVAFAALFAAILLLQLVLFIITAVPTFHSNVGHEAVLGEVEPLGLLLFTKYIYAFEIASLVLLVAIIGAVVLGRKKLPKEI
- a CDS encoding NADH-quinone oxidoreductase subunit I encodes the protein MSVKPVQYHPHWSDRFYVFAVLKGMVITLKHFFQKKYTIQYPEVKWQVPKGHRGAIRLNKDEQGRILCVACEMCSTACPAKCITMTAAVAPWPDREKYPLTFEINMLRCILCGMCQEACPEKAIELTEIYDFSAYTRQDLIWDRERLLKNYDLTCDGRYFERSREETGL
- the nuoH gene encoding NADH-quinone oxidoreductase subunit NuoH — its product is MDWIDLAILLIKAILVIAVNFLILMIMELAERRVSAFMQDRVGPNRVGPFGLLQPVADGIKFLFKEEVTPSQVDKTLYWLAPSLVLVPALLTFSVIPFGMSFFAFGREITLQIADLQVGLLFIFALVSLAVYGTVLGGWAANSKYPLLGGLRASSQMISYELSLGMSIVGVLMLVGSLRLSEVVAYQTGSLLSILPRWNIFTQPLGFLIFLIASFAETNRLPFDLPETEPELVGGYHTEYSSMKFAMFFMGEYVALITTSALLTTLFLGGWDVPWVNEAALGLWGVLLSMAAFAVKTGFFLFLFLWVRWTLPRFRFDQLMHLGWKVLLPLAIVNILATGLFLYLAA